A single genomic interval of Stieleria maiorica harbors:
- a CDS encoding outer membrane protein assembly factor BamB family protein translates to MWRASVWIPTGFAALVVGLATVGCAPPPALHDRPLIEPSGVDVPDARVVEAVSQQFARTAPPPTDIPQWPALFGPNRTSVTDARLNPVWPTDGPEPVWEVPVGTGYGSPVAAAGGVVFNSRVGDREIVQCHEIADGRMRWQYSYPTSAICDFEYSDGPYSTPIIDPDQRRVFNVGGQGQFSCLDLDTGDVLWKRDLHADYDVQADIFPVGASPLFDRDSRHPGGQLIFNLGAFHRDAGVVSLDPATGKTLWQATDQGASYGTPFVATIQGLRYAFVLTDEGLVSLDPDRGVSDWFYPFRRKGDLSRNATSPLVFGDRVLVVSAGLGAVCLKILPDRSYVELWRQRRTIDSQYNTLILGDGHLYAFTSGGQGGAEFRCIDLGNGAVAWNYHSVLRRGMGLATQNAILLLGERGHLASLAFNPEAPQVLSFTEQPLMREPCYCSPAIHGTKLILKDESRVAVFDLGN, encoded by the coding sequence ATGTGGAGAGCGTCAGTTTGGATCCCGACCGGATTTGCCGCGCTGGTCGTTGGACTGGCCACGGTCGGCTGCGCGCCGCCACCGGCCCTCCATGATCGCCCCTTGATCGAACCGAGCGGGGTGGACGTCCCGGACGCACGCGTGGTGGAAGCCGTCTCCCAACAATTCGCCCGCACGGCTCCGCCTCCAACGGACATTCCCCAGTGGCCGGCCTTGTTCGGCCCGAATCGCACCAGCGTCACCGATGCCCGGCTCAATCCGGTCTGGCCGACCGATGGCCCCGAACCGGTCTGGGAGGTCCCGGTGGGCACGGGCTACGGTTCACCGGTCGCAGCCGCAGGTGGCGTGGTTTTCAACTCCCGCGTCGGCGATCGCGAGATTGTTCAGTGCCACGAAATCGCCGACGGTCGAATGCGATGGCAGTACTCCTATCCGACCTCGGCAATCTGTGATTTTGAGTACAGCGACGGTCCCTACAGCACACCGATCATCGATCCCGATCAGCGGCGAGTGTTCAACGTCGGTGGCCAAGGCCAGTTTTCGTGCCTTGATCTGGACACCGGCGATGTGCTCTGGAAGCGTGACCTGCACGCCGACTATGACGTTCAAGCCGACATCTTTCCGGTCGGCGCCAGCCCGCTGTTCGACCGGGATTCACGACACCCCGGCGGTCAGCTGATCTTTAATCTGGGTGCATTTCACCGCGACGCCGGCGTGGTGTCGCTGGATCCGGCAACCGGTAAGACGCTGTGGCAGGCGACGGACCAGGGGGCGAGTTATGGGACTCCGTTTGTCGCCACCATCCAGGGCCTGCGCTATGCGTTTGTGCTGACCGACGAAGGCCTGGTGTCGCTGGATCCGGATCGAGGCGTGTCGGATTGGTTCTACCCGTTCCGCCGCAAGGGCGACCTGTCGCGCAACGCAACTTCGCCACTGGTTTTCGGTGACAGGGTCCTGGTCGTCAGTGCCGGTTTGGGGGCGGTCTGTTTAAAGATCCTTCCCGATCGAAGCTACGTGGAACTCTGGCGTCAGCGGCGAACGATCGACAGTCAATACAACACCCTGATTCTCGGCGACGGACATCTCTACGCCTTCACCTCAGGCGGACAAGGCGGCGCGGAGTTTCGTTGCATTGATTTAGGAAACGGCGCGGTCGCCTGGAACTACCACAGCGTGCTTCGGCGTGGCATGGGCTTGGCGACTCAGAATGCAATCCTGTTGCTCGGTGAACGCGGCCACCTTGCGTCACTGGCGTTCAATCCCGAAGCGCCCCAGGTGCTGTCGTTTACCGAACAGCCGTTGATGCGCGAGCCGTGTTACTGCAGTCCGGCAATCCACGGAACCAAGTTGATTCTGAAAGATGAATCGCGTGTCGCGGTGTTCGACTTGGGGAACTAG
- a CDS encoding 3-keto-disaccharide hydrolase — protein MPRIATALAALALLASAGFCQDDSATPTESVSLFNGKDLSGWIGRADLWSVEDGQIVGRTVAEKPLQQNTFLIYTGSEPSDFELTFQFKIENTNSGVQYRSKILDKENFVVGGYQADIDFSNRYAGILYEEKGRGILAERGQSVTIDEQGKKTRKTFADGSKLGNGIHPGQWNEYRIVAKGNHLQHFINETMTAEVIDNQSEKSSSAGVIAFQLHRGDPMVVRFKNIVLHPAK, from the coding sequence ATGCCCCGCATCGCCACCGCGCTTGCCGCCCTTGCCCTCCTGGCCTCCGCCGGTTTCTGCCAGGACGATTCGGCGACTCCCACCGAATCCGTCTCCTTGTTCAACGGCAAAGACCTTTCCGGGTGGATCGGCCGCGCCGATTTGTGGTCGGTCGAAGACGGCCAGATCGTCGGCCGGACCGTCGCGGAAAAGCCGCTGCAACAAAACACGTTCTTGATCTACACCGGCAGCGAGCCGAGTGATTTCGAGCTGACGTTCCAGTTCAAGATCGAAAACACGAATTCGGGTGTGCAGTACCGCAGCAAGATCCTGGACAAGGAGAACTTCGTCGTCGGCGGTTACCAGGCCGACATCGATTTCTCCAACCGCTATGCCGGAATCCTGTACGAGGAAAAAGGACGCGGCATTCTGGCCGAACGCGGTCAGTCGGTCACGATCGACGAGCAGGGCAAGAAGACCCGCAAGACGTTTGCCGACGGCAGTAAGCTGGGCAACGGCATTCACCCGGGCCAGTGGAACGAGTACCGCATCGTCGCCAAGGGCAACCATCTGCAACACTTTATCAACGAAACGATGACGGCCGAGGTCATCGACAACCAAAGCGAAAAGTCCTCGTCCGCGGGCGTGATCGCGTTTCAATTGCACCGCGGCGACCCGATGGTGGTGCGATTCAAAAACATCGTGCTGCACCCGGCCAAGTAA
- a CDS encoding sigma-70 family RNA polymerase sigma factor — MSKSIWAGDDQTETLLVAARSGDTEAVNRLLEKHRAPIRRLVELRLDRKVQRRVDVSDVVQDVMIEASGRLDKYLSDPAMAFHLWLRQIAWDRIIDTYRRHRVSAKRNMDREQPMTSPAGPDQSSMELAVQLCDPGLTPAAAATQREIAGKVEQAIERMNEQDREIILMRHYEHLSNLEVAEVLGVNPPAASMRYLRAVRRLREMLQEEEDQAAASEERHR, encoded by the coding sequence ATGAGCAAGTCGATCTGGGCCGGTGACGATCAAACCGAAACGCTGCTCGTCGCTGCGCGGTCGGGCGATACCGAGGCCGTCAATCGCTTGCTGGAAAAGCACCGGGCACCGATCCGGCGGTTGGTCGAACTGCGGCTGGATCGCAAGGTCCAGCGCCGCGTCGATGTCAGCGATGTCGTTCAAGACGTCATGATCGAAGCCAGCGGTCGGCTCGACAAGTACTTGTCCGACCCGGCCATGGCGTTCCATCTTTGGTTGCGCCAGATCGCATGGGACAGGATCATCGACACCTATCGGCGGCATCGCGTCAGCGCCAAGCGGAACATGGACCGTGAGCAACCGATGACGTCTCCGGCAGGCCCCGATCAGTCTTCGATGGAGTTGGCGGTCCAGTTGTGCGATCCCGGGCTGACCCCTGCGGCGGCGGCGACGCAACGTGAAATCGCCGGCAAGGTCGAACAGGCGATCGAGCGGATGAATGAGCAAGATCGTGAGATCATTCTGATGCGCCATTACGAGCACCTGTCCAATTTGGAAGTCGCCGAGGTGCTGGGGGTGAATCCGCCCGCGGCCAGCATGCGTTACTTGCGCGCCGTCCGCCGGCTTCGCGAGATGCTTCAGGAGGAAGAGGATCAGGCAGCTGCCAGCGAAGAGCGCCACCGGTGA
- a CDS encoding serine/threonine-protein kinase: MTDAICRDQPIDFDRVCRENPDLADELRQLWAAVLVTDTAGNAADQRPATPSGDDGRWRRLKLPTTIGDYELIEEVGRGGMGVVFRARQISLDREVAVKMILRGRLASDTDLERFLAEAAATARLVHPGIVPVYEVGDFDGRPFFSMQYIKGETLADRAARGPLPQRAAARIIADVARAVQFAHDHGFVHRDLKPSNVLLTKDGQTLITDFGLAKESGAGADLTRSGMLVGTPAYMSPEQAGGRRELLGPPTDIYSLGAMLYFSLTGRPPLVAETAVEMVMLVIEQDPSPPRAIRPGLDRDLEMIVIRCLQKPIDLRYASAGDLADDLDAFLADEIVAARSGRFAQVIARIFRETHHAAVLENWGTLWMWHSLVLLVAGYLTWQLEFLGCENRYIYMGVWTIGLGAWAAVFWKLRQRMGPVTFIERQIAHVWGGNMIAIGMLFPIERLLGLDVLVLSPLLGVISATVFVVKAGMLSGAFYFQAIALFATALLMAVAPRWGHLIFGVVAALCFFVPGYQFWQRKRRREAF; the protein is encoded by the coding sequence ATGACCGATGCGATCTGTCGCGACCAACCGATCGATTTCGACCGTGTCTGTCGTGAAAACCCGGACTTGGCGGACGAACTGCGACAGCTGTGGGCCGCCGTGTTGGTGACCGACACCGCCGGTAACGCAGCGGACCAACGCCCCGCGACACCCTCGGGCGATGACGGCCGCTGGCGACGGTTGAAACTGCCGACCACGATCGGCGATTACGAACTGATCGAAGAAGTCGGACGCGGCGGCATGGGCGTCGTCTTTCGCGCCCGCCAAATCAGCCTGGACCGCGAAGTGGCGGTCAAGATGATTTTGCGCGGACGCTTGGCCAGCGACACCGACCTGGAACGCTTCTTGGCCGAGGCGGCCGCGACAGCCCGTCTGGTGCACCCGGGAATCGTTCCGGTGTACGAAGTCGGTGACTTCGACGGCCGGCCCTTTTTCAGCATGCAATACATCAAGGGTGAAACGCTTGCCGATCGAGCCGCCCGGGGACCGCTGCCGCAACGCGCGGCGGCCAGGATCATTGCCGACGTCGCCCGCGCGGTGCAGTTCGCGCACGACCACGGATTCGTCCACCGCGATCTGAAACCCAGCAACGTGCTGTTGACCAAAGACGGCCAAACGCTGATCACCGACTTCGGGTTGGCCAAGGAGTCGGGCGCCGGCGCCGATTTGACCCGCAGCGGAATGTTGGTCGGAACGCCGGCCTACATGTCGCCCGAACAAGCCGGTGGAAGACGTGAATTGCTGGGACCGCCGACCGACATCTATTCCCTCGGAGCGATGCTGTACTTTTCGCTGACCGGCCGACCGCCGCTGGTCGCGGAGACTGCCGTCGAGATGGTGATGCTGGTGATCGAACAAGACCCCAGCCCGCCGCGGGCGATTCGCCCGGGACTCGATCGCGACCTGGAAATGATCGTGATCCGATGCCTGCAAAAACCGATCGACCTGCGTTACGCATCGGCCGGGGATCTGGCCGACGACCTGGATGCGTTTCTGGCCGATGAGATCGTCGCGGCGCGGAGCGGAAGGTTCGCCCAGGTGATCGCCCGCATCTTTCGCGAGACCCACCATGCCGCCGTGCTGGAAAACTGGGGCACGCTGTGGATGTGGCATTCGCTGGTGCTGTTGGTCGCCGGTTACCTGACCTGGCAACTGGAGTTCCTCGGCTGTGAGAATCGTTACATCTACATGGGCGTCTGGACGATCGGACTGGGTGCCTGGGCCGCGGTGTTCTGGAAACTCCGCCAGCGGATGGGACCGGTGACGTTCATCGAACGCCAAATCGCCCATGTCTGGGGCGGCAACATGATCGCCATCGGCATGTTGTTTCCGATCGAGCGACTGCTCGGTCTGGACGTCCTGGTGCTCTCCCCCTTGTTGGGCGTGATTAGTGCGACGGTGTTCGTCGTCAAAGCGGGCATGCTGTCGGGGGCGTTCTATTTCCAAGCGATCGCGCTGTTCGCCACCGCCCTGCTGATGGCCGTCGCACCGCGCTGGGGGCACCTGATCTTCGGCGTCGTCGCCGCGCTCTGTTTTTTCGTCCCCGGGTATCAGTTCTGGCAACGCAAGCGGCGGCGGGAGGCGTTTTAG
- a CDS encoding DUF3127 domain-containing protein — translation MSDPSVTGVVHLIEETKTYGSKGFRKRLVVLEQDKGSFTNFVPVEFTRDSCDSVDEMNEGDEVEITYRLNGRRWQKDANSEVKFFVNVEATSFKITGNANPADAMSERVSDPNAAFNEASEEDAPF, via the coding sequence ATGAGCGATCCATCCGTCACCGGCGTTGTCCACTTGATCGAAGAGACCAAGACCTATGGCAGCAAAGGTTTCCGCAAACGTCTGGTGGTTCTGGAGCAAGATAAGGGCAGCTTCACCAACTTCGTACCGGTCGAATTCACCCGCGATTCCTGCGACTCGGTCGATGAAATGAACGAGGGGGACGAGGTCGAGATCACCTATCGACTGAACGGCCGGCGTTGGCAGAAGGACGCCAATAGCGAAGTCAAATTCTTCGTCAACGTGGAAGCGACCTCGTTCAAGATCACCGGCAATGCGAACCCCGCCGACGCGATGAGCGAGCGGGTCAGCGACCCCAACGCGGCGTTCAACGAAGCCAGCGAAGAAGACGCGCCCTTTTAG
- a CDS encoding P-II family nitrogen regulator has product MKLIIAIIQPTKLEAVKEALTQVDVHRLTVLDCQGFGRQKGQSGNYRGTEFSVNLLRKVQLQIAVNEEFVNPTIEAILSGGRSGDAGEIGDGKIFVLPMDDCIRIRTGETGSEAI; this is encoded by the coding sequence GTGAAACTGATCATTGCCATCATTCAACCGACGAAGCTCGAGGCGGTCAAAGAAGCGTTGACGCAGGTTGACGTGCACCGTTTGACCGTGCTGGATTGCCAGGGATTCGGTCGCCAGAAGGGGCAATCGGGCAACTACCGCGGCACCGAATTCAGCGTCAACCTGCTCCGCAAGGTGCAATTGCAAATCGCCGTCAACGAAGAGTTTGTCAATCCGACGATTGAGGCGATCTTATCCGGCGGCCGGTCCGGTGACGCCGGCGAAATCGGCGACGGCAAGATTTTTGTCCTGCCGATGGACGACTGCATCCGCATCCGCACCGGAGAAACCGGCAGCGAAGCGATCTAA
- a CDS encoding porin, with amino-acid sequence MKRKLLFSTLALLCFGGNALAGGPSADGNYHALYQAAPGASAEVAQVGCTEDLGCGCETPCDCDVAACEPDCGADALVGCDVGCDAGCDGGCDSGCGCGFGNGFFSKLGGCDLGEPFALFGECGNLSAGGWVQMGYHTDALPLFNSRPDEYQLHQAWLWAEKAIDTSCGFDIGGRIDYIYGTDSQDTQAFGIDNNHWDNDWDNGPDYGHAMPQLYLEAGYGDLSVKVGHFYTIIGWEVVTAPDNFFYSHAYTMYNSEPFTHTGALATLAVSEDVEVYGGYTFGWDSGFEDNGDSFLGGVSLALNEDISLIYATVAGRFADKGGNTEKGYMHSIVADVALTDSLQYIFQSDYLDTENQNDAGVRNTFGINQYLIYTLSDCLAAGTRFEWYNQEGVFSAYGTETDIFALTMGVNYKPHANVVVRPEIRFDWDDDLVAGLDEGEEQTTFGIDTIFLF; translated from the coding sequence ATGAAACGAAAACTGTTATTCAGCACACTTGCGTTGTTGTGCTTTGGCGGCAATGCCCTGGCCGGTGGACCGTCTGCCGATGGGAACTATCACGCCCTGTACCAGGCCGCCCCCGGCGCGTCCGCCGAAGTCGCCCAGGTCGGCTGCACCGAGGATCTCGGCTGCGGATGCGAAACACCTTGCGACTGCGACGTCGCCGCTTGCGAACCGGATTGTGGCGCCGACGCATTGGTCGGATGTGATGTGGGTTGCGACGCCGGTTGTGATGGCGGCTGTGACTCCGGTTGCGGCTGTGGTTTCGGCAACGGATTCTTCAGCAAGCTGGGCGGCTGCGATCTGGGCGAACCGTTTGCCCTGTTCGGCGAATGCGGCAACCTGTCCGCCGGCGGTTGGGTCCAAATGGGGTACCACACCGACGCCCTGCCGCTGTTCAACAGCCGGCCCGATGAATACCAACTGCACCAAGCCTGGCTGTGGGCGGAAAAGGCGATCGACACGTCCTGCGGTTTCGACATCGGCGGTCGCATCGACTACATCTACGGTACCGATTCCCAAGACACCCAAGCCTTCGGCATCGACAACAACCACTGGGACAATGATTGGGACAACGGCCCCGACTACGGTCACGCCATGCCCCAGTTGTATCTGGAAGCCGGCTACGGAGACCTGTCGGTCAAGGTCGGACACTTCTACACCATCATCGGATGGGAAGTCGTGACCGCCCCGGACAACTTCTTCTACAGCCACGCCTACACGATGTACAACAGCGAGCCCTTCACCCACACCGGTGCACTGGCAACGCTGGCCGTCAGCGAAGACGTCGAAGTCTATGGCGGTTACACGTTCGGTTGGGACAGCGGTTTTGAAGACAACGGCGACTCGTTCCTGGGCGGTGTCTCCTTGGCGCTCAACGAAGACATCAGCCTGATCTACGCCACCGTCGCCGGTCGCTTCGCCGACAAGGGCGGCAACACCGAAAAGGGCTACATGCACTCGATCGTCGCCGATGTCGCGCTGACCGACAGCTTGCAGTACATCTTCCAAAGCGACTACCTGGACACCGAAAACCAGAACGACGCCGGCGTGCGGAACACCTTCGGGATCAACCAGTACCTGATCTACACGCTGTCGGATTGCCTGGCCGCCGGAACACGTTTCGAGTGGTACAACCAAGAAGGTGTCTTCAGCGCCTACGGCACCGAGACCGACATCTTCGCCCTGACCATGGGCGTCAACTACAAGCCGCACGCCAACGTGGTCGTGCGTCCCGAAATCCGCTTCGACTGGGACGACGACTTGGTCGCCGGACTGGACGAAGGCGAAGAGCAGACGACGTTCGGCATCGACACGATCTTCTTGTTCTAA
- a CDS encoding porin — MKLSKIAMLAAIACASYTSSMTASGNDTIDLVSHCAAACDCGEPVCGCEVVAGCDPCGDACDSGCGDAGCDSGCCDSGCGLGGGLGSLLGDCCLGEQWSLFGEHCGWSAGGWVQMGYHNNALPLFNSRPDEYQLHQAWLYAEKAIDTSCGFDIGGRIDYVYGTDGPDTQAFGTDPRGWDNDWDHGNDYGHAIPQLYMEAGYGDLSVKMGHFFTIIGWEVVTAPDNFFYSHAYTMYNSEPFTHTGVLATYNVNDNVTAYGGYTFGWDSGFDDNGDNFLGGLSVALSDDVSLTYATTIGRFGDLPLGTPERGYMHSIVADVTLTDSLQYIFQSDYLDTENAAGTTVRETFGINQYLIYTLSDCWAAGGRFEWYNQEGVYSPVGQDDDIYALTLGLNYKPHSNVIVRPEIRWDWDDAVVAGLDEGDDQTTFGIDTIFLF; from the coding sequence ATGAAGCTTAGCAAGATTGCCATGCTGGCTGCGATTGCCTGCGCGTCCTACACGAGCAGCATGACCGCGAGCGGAAATGACACAATTGACTTGGTTTCGCATTGCGCGGCCGCTTGCGATTGCGGCGAGCCGGTCTGTGGATGCGAGGTGGTGGCGGGCTGCGATCCCTGCGGCGACGCCTGTGACAGCGGCTGCGGCGACGCCGGCTGCGATAGCGGATGCTGCGACAGTGGATGCGGTTTGGGAGGCGGCCTCGGCAGTCTTCTGGGCGACTGCTGCTTGGGCGAGCAATGGTCGCTGTTCGGCGAGCATTGCGGTTGGAGCGCAGGCGGTTGGGTCCAAATGGGCTACCACAACAACGCCCTGCCGTTGTTCAACAGCCGTCCCGACGAGTACCAACTGCACCAAGCGTGGCTGTACGCCGAAAAGGCGATTGACACCTCGTGCGGATTCGACATCGGCGGCCGTATCGACTATGTCTACGGTACCGATGGGCCAGACACCCAAGCGTTCGGCACCGACCCCCGCGGTTGGGACAACGACTGGGACCACGGGAACGACTACGGGCACGCGATCCCGCAGTTGTACATGGAAGCCGGCTATGGCGACCTGTCCGTCAAAATGGGACACTTCTTCACCATCATCGGATGGGAAGTCGTGACCGCCCCGGACAACTTCTTCTACAGCCACGCTTACACGATGTACAACAGCGAGCCGTTCACCCACACCGGTGTCCTGGCGACCTACAACGTCAACGACAACGTCACGGCCTACGGTGGATACACCTTCGGTTGGGACAGCGGGTTTGACGACAACGGCGACAACTTCCTGGGCGGATTGTCGGTCGCACTGAGCGACGACGTCAGCCTGACGTACGCCACCACCATCGGACGTTTCGGCGATCTGCCGCTGGGAACTCCCGAGCGTGGCTACATGCACTCGATCGTCGCCGACGTGACCCTGACCGATAGCCTGCAGTACATCTTCCAAAGCGATTACCTGGACACGGAAAACGCTGCCGGAACGACTGTCCGCGAAACCTTCGGCATCAACCAGTACCTGATCTACACCCTCAGCGATTGCTGGGCCGCAGGTGGACGATTCGAATGGTACAACCAAGAAGGCGTTTACAGCCCCGTCGGCCAAGACGACGACATCTACGCCTTGACCTTGGGCCTGAACTACAAGCCGCACTCCAACGTCATCGTTCGCCCCGAAATCCGCTGGGATTGGGACGACGCCGTGGTTGCCGGCCTGGACGAGGGCGACGACCAAACGACCTTCGGCATCGACACGATCTTCTTGTTCTAA
- the ftsY gene encoding signal recognition particle-docking protein FtsY yields the protein MVFWRSKKKSDDSPAAESAAADSPSAQPSGPTPQDSAAPRDPQPVASSEATSPTESSAGLFGRLRSGLEKTRRALNTDIRDLFKDEGRLVDDEFLGELFAKLIRTDMGAGPAEELRDDVAKRFRGRKVGLDEVLESITAQTQAMLRQDAAPLNLAGKPSVILVVGVNGSGKTTSIGKLSHYLTSHGKKIVLGAGDTFRAAAVEQLTIWSQRIGCDIVTGKQGADPASVAFQTVDKAIETGADVAIIDTAGRLQTQSNLMQELDKIRRVVGKKVEDAPHEVLLVLDATAGQNAISQAKGFSDAAGCTGIILAKLDGSARGGVILPIRRQFELPVKFVGLGESIEDIAEFDADSFATALFAD from the coding sequence ATGGTCTTCTGGCGCTCCAAGAAAAAATCCGACGACTCCCCCGCCGCTGAGTCCGCAGCCGCTGACTCCCCTTCCGCCCAGCCGTCGGGGCCGACGCCGCAAGATTCCGCCGCCCCACGCGATCCGCAACCCGTCGCCTCGTCAGAGGCGACGTCGCCCACGGAGTCCTCGGCCGGCTTGTTCGGTCGCTTGCGAAGCGGGTTGGAAAAGACACGCCGGGCACTCAACACCGACATCCGCGACCTGTTCAAAGACGAAGGGCGCTTGGTCGACGATGAGTTTCTGGGCGAACTGTTTGCCAAACTGATCCGCACCGACATGGGCGCCGGACCGGCCGAAGAGCTGCGGGACGACGTCGCCAAACGCTTCCGCGGCCGCAAAGTCGGCTTGGACGAGGTGCTGGAATCGATCACCGCCCAAACCCAGGCGATGCTCCGGCAGGACGCCGCACCGCTGAATCTGGCCGGCAAGCCCAGCGTGATCCTGGTCGTCGGCGTCAACGGCAGCGGCAAGACCACCTCGATCGGAAAACTTTCCCACTACCTGACCTCCCACGGCAAAAAAATCGTGCTCGGAGCCGGCGATACCTTCCGCGCCGCCGCCGTCGAGCAGCTGACGATCTGGTCCCAGCGGATCGGCTGCGACATCGTCACGGGCAAACAAGGCGCCGACCCGGCCAGCGTGGCCTTTCAAACCGTCGACAAGGCGATCGAAACCGGCGCCGATGTCGCCATCATCGATACCGCCGGTCGGTTGCAAACGCAGTCCAACTTGATGCAGGAACTGGATAAGATCCGCCGCGTCGTCGGCAAGAAAGTCGAGGACGCGCCGCACGAAGTCCTGTTGGTCCTGGACGCGACGGCCGGACAGAACGCGATCAGCCAGGCCAAGGGGTTCAGCGATGCGGCCGGATGCACCGGCATCATCCTGGCCAAACTCGACGGCTCGGCCCGTGGCGGAGTGATCTTGCCGATCCGTCGCCAATTCGAACTCCCCGTCAAATTCGTCGGACTGGGCGAAAGCATCGAAGACATCGCCGAGTTCGACGCCGACAGCTTCGCCACCGCCCTTTTTGCCGATTGA
- the miaE gene encoding tRNA-(ms[2]io[6]A)-hydroxylase: MLHLQSESTQRWLQQVDENLPEILIDHAHCERKAASTAMNLMNSYTENRPLCVEMTRIIQEELEHYHMVMDVLDRRGITFKRLASGHYGRQLNALTREREPQRGVDRLLIASLIEARSCERFRLLADHVRPRDAELADFYAGLFESEARHHTTYVKLAELFAPRAEVHQRLDQLSLQETAIIAKGSPLPRMHS; encoded by the coding sequence ATGCTGCACCTCCAAAGCGAATCCACCCAACGATGGCTCCAGCAGGTCGACGAGAACCTGCCGGAGATCCTGATCGATCACGCCCACTGCGAACGCAAGGCGGCATCGACGGCGATGAATTTGATGAACTCCTACACCGAAAATCGACCGCTGTGTGTGGAGATGACGCGGATCATTCAGGAGGAACTCGAACACTACCACATGGTGATGGACGTGCTCGATCGCCGCGGCATCACCTTCAAACGACTCGCCAGCGGACACTACGGCCGCCAGCTGAACGCGCTGACCCGCGAACGTGAACCCCAGCGCGGGGTGGATCGATTGCTGATCGCGTCGCTGATCGAAGCACGCAGCTGTGAACGCTTCCGTCTGCTCGCCGATCATGTTCGCCCACGCGACGCCGAGCTGGCCGATTTCTATGCCGGGTTGTTCGAATCCGAAGCCCGTCACCACACGACGTACGTCAAACTGGCCGAGCTATTCGCACCGCGCGCCGAAGTCCACCAGCGGCTCGACCAACTGTCCCTGCAGGAAACGGCAATCATCGCCAAGGGCAGCCCGCTGCCGCGGATGCACAGCTGA